The Oreochromis niloticus isolate F11D_XX linkage group LG13, O_niloticus_UMD_NMBU, whole genome shotgun sequence genome has a window encoding:
- the tp53bp2a gene encoding apoptosis-stimulating of p53 protein 2a isoform X2, whose translation MRYEAKMMPMFLTVYLSNNDQHFTEVPVTPETLCRDVVDLCKEPGETDCHLSEMWRGSERPVGDGERMLDVLQRWGQHRSEVRFFLRHNRAPSRESGGSRGSDSKRNGVKGPPDRRMENGVATPRMDMTLAELQEMAARQQQQIEAQQQLLASKEQRLRYLKQQEQRQQQQASEQEKLQRLRENIDNQEARLKKVRALKGQVEQKRLSNGKLVEEIEQMNNLFQQKQRELVMAASKVEELSRQLELLKNGKMDNFHDNQSSVAELDRLYKELQLRNKLNQDQNSKLQHQRENLNKRNLEVAAMDKRISELRDRLWKKKAALQQKENLPLPSDAQAGQQSGPSRVAAVGPYIQSSTMPRGPARHDLLVKPAYPDGTATLPAHEPQSKAGTGLQPGKLAEWSSSGPELNTNGHGSASTLPRMNSHSSSNTDQDDSELKRDRKVRPYSMFEPTEAPAASLRKNQSSDDLVRDAQSAPKAPVKVPPPVPSKPKGPVIVPYGKPGLNTGTFPKAKPHGQQPLTTQSRTPLPPSQSQTLPLPSKQDTPPAATVRPFTPDLPSSKPQIVAASSIYSMYTQQSGSGKPFPAGVQGALNRVQNRTNGFVSVYGKPVISSGGSQHPENPYLERRSPAPETEVDNNGTNNAGSSSSEGQQPETERIPRPLSPTKLLPFISNPYRQSDGDLEALRKKLYNAPRPLKKRSSITEPEGPAGPNIQKLLYQKTTLAAMETTVNTPTTPTFTGEAAKAVEGSAGPHGSILPTGTENYPSERGQTQEPSQTTGINTPLPAFTEQPYTPLAIPETEEIIPPPPPSHPAPRPDDALFPPPPPPGLEDTEPSLPPPPPEGFLEEFPPYPPPPYPSGAEQDSLGEDTFNMKAPEVTGQVTLPPGKRTNLRKPGSERIDHTMRVKFNPLALLLDSSLEGEFDLVQRIIYEVEDPSQPNDEGITALHNAVCAGHTEIVKFLVQFGVNVNAADSDGWTPLHCAASCNNVQVCKFLVESGAAVFAMTYSDMQTAADKCEEMEEGYTQCSQFLYGVQEKMGIMNRGVVYALWDYSAENPDELSFHEGDCMTIIRREDEDEIEWWWARMGDTEGYIPRNLLGLYPRIKPRQRTLA comes from the exons ATGCGGTACGAAGCTAAAATGATGCCg ATGTTCCTGACTGTATACCTCAGTAACAATGACCAGCATTTTACTGAGGTTCCCGTTACTCCGGAGACACTGTGCCGGGATGTGGTGGACTTGTGCAAAGAGCCGGGGGAAACGGACTGCCACCTGTCTGAGATGTGGCGTGGATCTG AGAGACCTGTAGGTGATGGGGAGAGGATGCTGGATGTGCTCCAACGATGGGGACAGCACAGATCAGAGGTGCGCTTCTTTCTGCGTCACAACAGAGCCCCTAGCAGGGAATCAG GAGGATCAAGAGGCTCAGATTCAAAGAGAAATGGAGTGAAGGGCCCCCCAGACAGAAGGATGGAGAATGGG GTGGCAACGCCCCGGATGGACATGACGCTGGCTGAGCTACAAGAGATGGCtgccagacagcagcagcagatagAAGCCCAACAGCAACTTCTTGCCTCCAAG GAACAGCGGCTGCGCTACTTGAAGCAGCAAGAGCAGCGTCAACAGCAACAGGCATCTGAGCAGGAGAAGCTCCAGCGCCTCAGAGAGAACATTGACAATCAGGAAGCTCGGCTCAAGAAGGTCCGGGCCCTCAAGGGTCAGGTGGAGCAGAAACGTCTCAGCAATGGCAAACTGG TGGAGGAGATAGAGCAAATGAATAACCTGTTCCAGCAGAAGCAGAGAGAACTAGTGATGGCTGCGTCCAAGGTGGAGGAGCTCAGCCGGCAGCTGGAGTTGCTCAAAAATGGCAAAATGGATAACTTCCATGACAACCAGAGCTCGGTTGCAGAGCTGGACCGCCTCTACAAAGAGCTACAG CTGAGGAACAAGCTCAACCAGGATCAAAACTCAAAGCTCCAGCACCAGAGAGAAAATCTGAACAAGCGCAACCTGGAAGTGGCTGCGATGGACAAACGGATCAGTGAGCTCCGAGACCGGCTGTGGAAAAAGAAGGCAGCCCTGCAGCAGAAAGAGAACTTGCCT TTGCCCTCCGATGCCCAAGCCGGACAGCAGTCGGGTCCGTCTCGTGTGGCAGCGGTCGGTCCGTACATCCAGTCGTCCACTATGCCGAGGGGCCCAGCGAGACACGATTTGCTTGTAAAACCTGCCTACCCAGACGGCACTGCCACCCTCCCAGCCCACGAGCCACAGAGCAAAGCGGGGACAG GTCTTCAGCCAGGGAAACTGGCAGAGTGGAGTTCTTCAGGTCCAGAGCTCAACACCAATGGTCATGGTTCTGCTTCAACACTGCCACGAATGAACTCTCACTCCAGCTCCAACACAGACCAAG ATGATTCAGAATTGAAGAGGGACAGGAAAGTGCGTCCATATTCCATGTTTGAGCCAACAGAGGCTCCGGCTGCCTCCCTTCGCAAAAACCAGAGCAGTGATGACCTTGTCAGGGATGCTCAG TCGGCTCCCAAAGCTCCAGTCAAGGTACCTCCCCCTGTCCCCAGCAAACCGAAAGGCCCCGTTATCGTTCCCTATGGCAAACCAGGCCTCAACACAGGCACCTTCCCTAAAGCCAAGCCTCACGGCCAGCAGCCCCTCACCACCCAGAGCCGCACCCCTCTCCCACCATCACAGAGCCAGACACTCCCTCTACCCTCCAAGCAGGACACTCCACCTGCAGCCACGGTACGGCCCTTCACCCCAGACCTGCCCTCCTCCAAACCACAAATCGTAGCTGCCAGCTCCATTTACTCCATGTACACACAGCAGTCGGGTTCAGGAAAGCCTTTCCCAGCTGGTGTGCAGGGTGCTCTCAACAGGGTTCAAAACCGCACCAACGGATTTGTCAGTG tGTATGGTAAACCAGTGATCTCCAGTGGAGGCTCCCAACATCCAGAGAATCCATACTTAGAGCGTCGCTCCCCAGCCCCAGAAACTGAAGTTGACAACAATGGAACCAACAACGCAGGCTCTAGCTCATCTGAGGGGCAGCAGCCAGAGACAGAGCGCATCCCCCGGCCGCTCAGCCCTACCAAACTGCTTCCCTTCATTTCCAACCCCTACAGGCAGAGCGATGGTGACCTGGAAGCCCTGAGAAAGAAACTCTACAATGCCCCACGGCCTCTGAAGAAACGAAGCTCCATCACTGAACCAGAGGGTCCGGCAGGGCCCAACATTCAGAAACTCCTTTATCAGAAAACTACCCTGGCAGCTATGGAGACCACTGTGAACACACCAACCACTCCAACATTTACTGGAGAAGCAGCGAAAGCGGTGGAAGGATCAGCCGGACCACATGGTTCAATCCTTCCAACTGGCACCGAAAACTACCCATCAGAGAGAGGACAAACTCAGGAACCCTCACAGACCACAGGTATCAACACTCCACTTCCAGCCTTTACTGAACAGCCCTACACACCGCTGGCCATCCCGGAGACTGAGGAAATTATTCCCCCTCCTCCACCATCCCACCCAGCCCCAAGGCCAGATGATGCTCTTTTCCCACCGCCACCACCTCCTGGTCTGGAGGACACAGAACCCAGTTTGCCCCCTCCACCTCCAGAAGGCTTCCTGGAAGAATTCCCCCCATACCCACCACCTCCATACCCCAGCGGAGCAGAGCAGGACAGCTTGGGAGAGGACACCTTCAACATGAAAGCACCTGAGGTTACTGGACAGGTCACTCTGCCACCG GGAAAGAGGACCAATCTGCGCAAGCCTGGTTCTGAACGTATCGACCACACCATGAGAGTCAAATTCAACCCACTGGCTCTGCTGCTGGACTCTTCTCTGGAGGGAGAGTTTGATCTGGTTCAGAGAATCATCTACGAA GTGGAAGATCCAAGTCAGCCCAACGATGAAGGCATCACTGCTCTACACAATGCTGTCTGTGCCGGCCATACAGAGATTGTAAAGTTCCTGGTTCAGTTTGGTGTCAACGTTAATGCCGCTGATAGTGACGGCTG gacaCCTCTTCACTGTGCTGCATCCTGCAACAATGTGCAAGTGTGCAAGTTCTTGGTGGAGTCTGGAGCAGCAGTGTTTGCTATGACTTACAGCGacatgcaaacagcagctgataaATGTGAAGAGATGGAAGAAGGCTACACCCAGTGCTCTCAGTTCCTCTATG GCGTGCAAGAAAAAATGGGTATCATGAACAGGGGTGTTGTCTACGCCCTTTGGGACTACTCTGCTGAAAACCCTGATGAGCTCTCGTTCCACGAGGGAGACTGCATGACCATCATCCGCAGGGAGGACGAAGATGAGATCGAGTGGTGGTGGGCGCGCATGGGCGACACTGAGGGTTACATTCCCCGCAACCTCCTAGGG CTCTACCCCAGAATAAAACCAAGACAGAGGACGCTGGCTTAA
- the tp53bp2a gene encoding apoptosis-stimulating of p53 protein 2a isoform X1 — protein sequence MRYEAKMMPMFLTVYLSNNDQHFTEVPVTPETLCRDVVDLCKEPGETDCHLSEMWRGSERPVGDGERMLDVLQRWGQHRSEVRFFLRHNRAPSRESGGSRGSDSKRNGVKGPPDRRMENGVATPRMDMTLAELQEMAARQQQQIEAQQQLLASKEQRLRYLKQQEQRQQQQASEQEKLQRLRENIDNQEARLKKVRALKGQVEQKRLSNGKLVEEIEQMNNLFQQKQRELVMAASKVEELSRQLELLKNGKMDNFHDNQSSVAELDRLYKELQLRNKLNQDQNSKLQHQRENLNKRNLEVAAMDKRISELRDRLWKKKAALQQKENLPNGYPGKERASKETHLQLPSDAQAGQQSGPSRVAAVGPYIQSSTMPRGPARHDLLVKPAYPDGTATLPAHEPQSKAGTGLQPGKLAEWSSSGPELNTNGHGSASTLPRMNSHSSSNTDQDDSELKRDRKVRPYSMFEPTEAPAASLRKNQSSDDLVRDAQSAPKAPVKVPPPVPSKPKGPVIVPYGKPGLNTGTFPKAKPHGQQPLTTQSRTPLPPSQSQTLPLPSKQDTPPAATVRPFTPDLPSSKPQIVAASSIYSMYTQQSGSGKPFPAGVQGALNRVQNRTNGFVSVYGKPVISSGGSQHPENPYLERRSPAPETEVDNNGTNNAGSSSSEGQQPETERIPRPLSPTKLLPFISNPYRQSDGDLEALRKKLYNAPRPLKKRSSITEPEGPAGPNIQKLLYQKTTLAAMETTVNTPTTPTFTGEAAKAVEGSAGPHGSILPTGTENYPSERGQTQEPSQTTGINTPLPAFTEQPYTPLAIPETEEIIPPPPPSHPAPRPDDALFPPPPPPGLEDTEPSLPPPPPEGFLEEFPPYPPPPYPSGAEQDSLGEDTFNMKAPEVTGQVTLPPGKRTNLRKPGSERIDHTMRVKFNPLALLLDSSLEGEFDLVQRIIYEVEDPSQPNDEGITALHNAVCAGHTEIVKFLVQFGVNVNAADSDGWTPLHCAASCNNVQVCKFLVESGAAVFAMTYSDMQTAADKCEEMEEGYTQCSQFLYGVQEKMGIMNRGVVYALWDYSAENPDELSFHEGDCMTIIRREDEDEIEWWWARMGDTEGYIPRNLLGLYPRIKPRQRTLA from the exons ATGCGGTACGAAGCTAAAATGATGCCg ATGTTCCTGACTGTATACCTCAGTAACAATGACCAGCATTTTACTGAGGTTCCCGTTACTCCGGAGACACTGTGCCGGGATGTGGTGGACTTGTGCAAAGAGCCGGGGGAAACGGACTGCCACCTGTCTGAGATGTGGCGTGGATCTG AGAGACCTGTAGGTGATGGGGAGAGGATGCTGGATGTGCTCCAACGATGGGGACAGCACAGATCAGAGGTGCGCTTCTTTCTGCGTCACAACAGAGCCCCTAGCAGGGAATCAG GAGGATCAAGAGGCTCAGATTCAAAGAGAAATGGAGTGAAGGGCCCCCCAGACAGAAGGATGGAGAATGGG GTGGCAACGCCCCGGATGGACATGACGCTGGCTGAGCTACAAGAGATGGCtgccagacagcagcagcagatagAAGCCCAACAGCAACTTCTTGCCTCCAAG GAACAGCGGCTGCGCTACTTGAAGCAGCAAGAGCAGCGTCAACAGCAACAGGCATCTGAGCAGGAGAAGCTCCAGCGCCTCAGAGAGAACATTGACAATCAGGAAGCTCGGCTCAAGAAGGTCCGGGCCCTCAAGGGTCAGGTGGAGCAGAAACGTCTCAGCAATGGCAAACTGG TGGAGGAGATAGAGCAAATGAATAACCTGTTCCAGCAGAAGCAGAGAGAACTAGTGATGGCTGCGTCCAAGGTGGAGGAGCTCAGCCGGCAGCTGGAGTTGCTCAAAAATGGCAAAATGGATAACTTCCATGACAACCAGAGCTCGGTTGCAGAGCTGGACCGCCTCTACAAAGAGCTACAG CTGAGGAACAAGCTCAACCAGGATCAAAACTCAAAGCTCCAGCACCAGAGAGAAAATCTGAACAAGCGCAACCTGGAAGTGGCTGCGATGGACAAACGGATCAGTGAGCTCCGAGACCGGCTGTGGAAAAAGAAGGCAGCCCTGCAGCAGAAAGAGAACTTGCCT AATGGCTATCCTGGTAAAGAGAGGGCTTCAAAAGAAACTCACCTTCAG TTGCCCTCCGATGCCCAAGCCGGACAGCAGTCGGGTCCGTCTCGTGTGGCAGCGGTCGGTCCGTACATCCAGTCGTCCACTATGCCGAGGGGCCCAGCGAGACACGATTTGCTTGTAAAACCTGCCTACCCAGACGGCACTGCCACCCTCCCAGCCCACGAGCCACAGAGCAAAGCGGGGACAG GTCTTCAGCCAGGGAAACTGGCAGAGTGGAGTTCTTCAGGTCCAGAGCTCAACACCAATGGTCATGGTTCTGCTTCAACACTGCCACGAATGAACTCTCACTCCAGCTCCAACACAGACCAAG ATGATTCAGAATTGAAGAGGGACAGGAAAGTGCGTCCATATTCCATGTTTGAGCCAACAGAGGCTCCGGCTGCCTCCCTTCGCAAAAACCAGAGCAGTGATGACCTTGTCAGGGATGCTCAG TCGGCTCCCAAAGCTCCAGTCAAGGTACCTCCCCCTGTCCCCAGCAAACCGAAAGGCCCCGTTATCGTTCCCTATGGCAAACCAGGCCTCAACACAGGCACCTTCCCTAAAGCCAAGCCTCACGGCCAGCAGCCCCTCACCACCCAGAGCCGCACCCCTCTCCCACCATCACAGAGCCAGACACTCCCTCTACCCTCCAAGCAGGACACTCCACCTGCAGCCACGGTACGGCCCTTCACCCCAGACCTGCCCTCCTCCAAACCACAAATCGTAGCTGCCAGCTCCATTTACTCCATGTACACACAGCAGTCGGGTTCAGGAAAGCCTTTCCCAGCTGGTGTGCAGGGTGCTCTCAACAGGGTTCAAAACCGCACCAACGGATTTGTCAGTG tGTATGGTAAACCAGTGATCTCCAGTGGAGGCTCCCAACATCCAGAGAATCCATACTTAGAGCGTCGCTCCCCAGCCCCAGAAACTGAAGTTGACAACAATGGAACCAACAACGCAGGCTCTAGCTCATCTGAGGGGCAGCAGCCAGAGACAGAGCGCATCCCCCGGCCGCTCAGCCCTACCAAACTGCTTCCCTTCATTTCCAACCCCTACAGGCAGAGCGATGGTGACCTGGAAGCCCTGAGAAAGAAACTCTACAATGCCCCACGGCCTCTGAAGAAACGAAGCTCCATCACTGAACCAGAGGGTCCGGCAGGGCCCAACATTCAGAAACTCCTTTATCAGAAAACTACCCTGGCAGCTATGGAGACCACTGTGAACACACCAACCACTCCAACATTTACTGGAGAAGCAGCGAAAGCGGTGGAAGGATCAGCCGGACCACATGGTTCAATCCTTCCAACTGGCACCGAAAACTACCCATCAGAGAGAGGACAAACTCAGGAACCCTCACAGACCACAGGTATCAACACTCCACTTCCAGCCTTTACTGAACAGCCCTACACACCGCTGGCCATCCCGGAGACTGAGGAAATTATTCCCCCTCCTCCACCATCCCACCCAGCCCCAAGGCCAGATGATGCTCTTTTCCCACCGCCACCACCTCCTGGTCTGGAGGACACAGAACCCAGTTTGCCCCCTCCACCTCCAGAAGGCTTCCTGGAAGAATTCCCCCCATACCCACCACCTCCATACCCCAGCGGAGCAGAGCAGGACAGCTTGGGAGAGGACACCTTCAACATGAAAGCACCTGAGGTTACTGGACAGGTCACTCTGCCACCG GGAAAGAGGACCAATCTGCGCAAGCCTGGTTCTGAACGTATCGACCACACCATGAGAGTCAAATTCAACCCACTGGCTCTGCTGCTGGACTCTTCTCTGGAGGGAGAGTTTGATCTGGTTCAGAGAATCATCTACGAA GTGGAAGATCCAAGTCAGCCCAACGATGAAGGCATCACTGCTCTACACAATGCTGTCTGTGCCGGCCATACAGAGATTGTAAAGTTCCTGGTTCAGTTTGGTGTCAACGTTAATGCCGCTGATAGTGACGGCTG gacaCCTCTTCACTGTGCTGCATCCTGCAACAATGTGCAAGTGTGCAAGTTCTTGGTGGAGTCTGGAGCAGCAGTGTTTGCTATGACTTACAGCGacatgcaaacagcagctgataaATGTGAAGAGATGGAAGAAGGCTACACCCAGTGCTCTCAGTTCCTCTATG GCGTGCAAGAAAAAATGGGTATCATGAACAGGGGTGTTGTCTACGCCCTTTGGGACTACTCTGCTGAAAACCCTGATGAGCTCTCGTTCCACGAGGGAGACTGCATGACCATCATCCGCAGGGAGGACGAAGATGAGATCGAGTGGTGGTGGGCGCGCATGGGCGACACTGAGGGTTACATTCCCCGCAACCTCCTAGGG CTCTACCCCAGAATAAAACCAAGACAGAGGACGCTGGCTTAA